A segment of the Gracilinanus agilis isolate LMUSP501 unplaced genomic scaffold, AgileGrace unplaced_scaffold47097, whole genome shotgun sequence genome:
GGtaaagggaactcccaggtgTGGAAATTCTATCAGTGCAGGTCCCCTCTGATAGCTTTAAGAAGTCTCCCCTTAacttaagaaattaaataactggcccaggatcacacagtcagagctagaatttgagcccaggtctctATTCTGAGGATAGCTACCTATTCTGAACAGTGCATTAGCCCCACTATATGAGGGGAAAGAGACATAATCTGAAGGTCCTTCCCAAACGCAGCTACCTCTTTCTGCTGTAGTATCCATCCAGGCATGGATGGTTCCCACCCCCCTctacaacacacatacacacatacatatgtatgcatacacacactcCCTGATGAGAATTGAAACTTACAGTTTTTAATGGTCGGACTGCgggaagaaaggaatgagaagAGACTGTAAGGAgaccaagagagagacagagacagggagactaGCAGGGGCagaggagacacagagacaggagagCCGAGCCAGTGGCATACaagcaaagacagagacaggggcAGACTGAGATGGATACAGCAGGTAACGGGCAAAAATTCATAGACACAAACagaggaaatggagagaaagaggcagacatATGGGCAGAAAGAAACAAGGACAGAGCTAGACTCAGAGGGGCAGAGAGGGGGAGTGCAAGCCAGATGGAGGGACTTGGGGAACTAGAGGAACTAGAGGAAGCCCACCCTCATCCCTAACCCCCCGAAGACCCTTCTGACCTGGAGTCTGATTTCCTACACTTCACCTTCTTGCCTGTGGAATGACagaaatggagagatggagagaagaaaggCTGAGACTAGAGTTGGGAGCCAGGGAAAATAGTCAGGAAGGGACCCACCCAAACTCAGCATGGTTGCCCTCTAACCTGGGGTGGGAATGCTGTGGTCTGAGGATAAGGGAGCCAGCACtctgggggctgggggagggagcTCTACATAAGGAAGGAGGGATTTTCTGGGGGGCTCAGGTAGAGGGTCTGTGCAAGTGATGGGAAGGCACTTACTGAGTATGATGAGAATGCCTAGAACAAACATGATGGTGGCCAGAGTAAGGCCCACAGTACGAACAGTGTCATAGtctggaaagggagaaagagcacGTGTGGTGATCCATCTGCACTATGACGCTTCCCCAGCCCACCTCCCCAAGCCTCCATCCTGATTATGCCCCTGAtttctgtggacctcagtttcctcatctgccaaatgggaACTCATGGGCTAGGAAGTGGGGTTGGACCTGAACTAAGAATTGAATGTGACACAGAAGAGAGCTAAATAAACCCTAATTCCCACGCTGTTCTATCTTTCTCCATGTAGTACCCAACTCCCCGCTTTTCTTCTTCTGCTTTAGGCTGCCCCCTCCAAATTAGATGATGTGATCTCAACCCCTATTCccccattttatttgttttagcaGTAGCCTGAGCCCAGAATAAcatcagaaggggaaaaaaacacctcCCAGGCAAATCCAAGCCAACAGGATGTAGACCAGGAGCAGGCAGGAAAGATACTGGGATTATCTGTTGTGCTTGGAGGTCTTCTTGTGGCGCACTGAGAAAGCTGGGTTTCGTTACCTAGGACTTTCCCTCAAGTCCCCCCTCCCACCGAATTCCAAACTCACCATAGTAGAAACGGTCAGGTtcctgagaagtggctgaggggagaaagaaagagacagagagtcagagagagacagagacagagagagggagagggagagagaaagagggagagaggagagaggaagggagagacagacagagacagaggggggggaagagagaaagagggagagaggagagacagagagagggagagacagagagga
Coding sequences within it:
- the FXYD7 gene encoding FXYD domain-containing ion transport regulator 7, whose translation is TSQEPDRFYYDYDTVRTVGLTLATIMFVLGILIILSKKVKCRKSDSRSEGSSG